Proteins co-encoded in one Oncorhynchus kisutch isolate 150728-3 linkage group LG1, Okis_V2, whole genome shotgun sequence genomic window:
- the LOC109897431 gene encoding RNA-binding protein 38 — MLLHQFMNGGLEVMHSTAIQKDTTFTKIFVGGLPYHTNDASLRKYFEAFGDIDEAVVITDRQTGKSRGYGFVTMLDQGAAERACKDPNPIIDGRKANVNLAYIGAKPRGMQIGEPTRGISIGVQPIHPALIQRQYGLAQQYVYPQAYLQPSLVLPSQVSSSVSSPYLDYSAAYTQYAQAAFEHYPYAASPGFLGYGYAPSPATAPSQASAPATIHQTLPTGAGPAPAFLQYAPQQHVQPDRMQ; from the exons ATGCTTTTGCATCAGTTCATGAACGGAGGCCTGGAAGTGATGCATTCTACAGCAATTCAAAAAGACACTACTTTTACAAAGATTTTCGTTGGTGGTTTGCCCTACCACACTAACGACGCTTCCTTGAGAAAGTATTTTGAGGCCTTCGGCGATATCGACGAGGCGGTGGTGataacggacagacagacggggaaATCCAGAGGATATGGCTTT GTGACAATGCTAGATCAGGGAGCAGCAGAGAGGGCCTGTAAAGACCCCAACCCCATCATTGACGGACGCAAGGCCAACGTAAACCTGGCTTACATAGGTGCCAAGCCCCGCGGTATGCAGATAGGTGAGCCGACCAGGG GCATTTCCATTGGAGTGCAGCCTATCCACCCagcgctcatccagaggcagtaTGG GTTGGCCCAGCAGTATGTGTACCCCCAGGCCTACCTTCAGCCTAGCCTGGTGCTCCCTTCTCAGGTGTCCTCCTCCGTCAGCTCCCCCTACCTGGACTACAGTGCTGCTTACACCCAGTACGCCCAGGCCGCATTCGAGCATTACCCCTACGCCGCCTCCCCAGGGTTCCTGGGCTACGGCTACGCCCCCAGCCCTGCCACCGCCCCCTCCCAGGCCTCCGCCCCAGCCACTATTCACCAGACCCTCCCCACAGGGGCAGGCCCAGCACCCGCCTTCCTGCAGTACGCCCCCCAGCAGCACGTTCAGCCAGACCGCATGCAGTGA